The DNA region TCGGGCGTGGTGACAGGGTGAAATCGGGCCATCGGTGGGCGCCTTTCTCCTGGGGTTAACATGAATGTGACGGGCACCCGGCTGCCGTCACTCCGGCTCGAGTTGTGCTTGGCGTCGGCCGATTCGTTTCAGCGGGCGGCTTCGTGGGCCGTCCGATAGGCGTAGAGATCGGCAATCGAGAGGGTGCCATCCCTCACCAAGGCCATGCATGGCTCGCCCGCGGTCGCATAGCCGTGCCCGCGGCAGTACGAGGCCAAGGCAATGAAGTACCACTCACGGTCCGCTTGGCTCATCCCGGAGAACGGTGGGGTCCGCGCGGCGATCCCGGCAGCGGCCAGCCCGAGGAGGAACCCAACGGCCACCGCAAGGGCGATCGGCACGGGCGGCCGGGAGAGGAAGCGGCGACCGACTAGAGCCACCGCGCCATCTCCTCCGTGCCATACCCCCCGGTCAGCTTCAGGTACCCCATGGTCGTCCCCACGCTCCCATGCCTGAGGTACGCCCTGGTCAGTTCCAGGGGCATCCCACGGTCCACATGCAGGTACCGCGCAGCACTCCTCCTGAGGGCCTTCAGGGTCGCCGTGGGGACGTCCTGTGCCCCGATGAACTCCCTGCACTCGGACCAGAGGTTGGCCAGCTTGCGGTACCCGATGGGGAACACGCGGTCCCCCGGGTGAGCCTCGGGGACGGCCTCGCGCCTCCTGACGATGATCAGGCAGGCCTCCTTGCCGAGCGGTAGGGCGGCCTGGGAGTTGGCCGTCTTGGTCCCCGGGGCCGTCATGGCCATCTTCTCGGGGATCAACCTGCCGTCCGGCCCATGGTTGAACGTGATGTCCCGCCAGGTCAGCCTCAGGGTCTCCTCGACCCGCAGGCCGGTGTAGCAGGTCCACTCGATGTAATCGGCGGTGTCCCCATAGTCGGCATCGGGGATGCCACGGAGCCACCCTAGGAGCCTCTCGCGTTCGGTCGGATTGAGCCACCATTTGAGCTGCTGGCGGCCCCTCGGGCGGCACCCTTGGACCGGGACCCCCATGAGATTGAGGATGGCGCAGCGGACCATGATGGTGCCCCTCGCGTACCCCGCACGGGTCCACAGGTCGACCAGCTCCCGGACGACTTCGGGGGTGACCTCGGGGAGGGTCGTCAGGCCCCGACTATGGAGGGCCTCGAGGACCATGTTGCCCTGGGACATGGACCGGTCGAAGGATCTGCGGTGGGCCCAATGGGTCTTGGCGACGCGGGTGAGGAGGCGATCAAGTTCGGTCTTCTCCCGCGCCGGGGTCTCCTCCTCCTGGGGGTCCACCGGCCGGGGCTTGGGGTACCGCTTCGGGGTGTAGGGGAGCGGCGGGCGGCAGCCCCTCACCGAGATGCCCAAGACGCTGAGAGCCGAGAGGCGGCGATGGATGGTCGAGGCCGCAAAGCCCTGCGCCTCCCAATACTCGGTGAGACCCCGGATGTGCTCGCTGGTCACCTCGGCCGGGTCCGTGACCCCGAAGAGGTCCTTCAGGTCTTGGACCGCGGCCCGAGCCTGGGCAATGCCGCCGCCCTTGGCAGTGCCACCCTGGGACCACCGGGCCACGAGGTCATCAAGCCCCTGATCGAGGAGCGCGAGGGGCGCGGTGCCAACACCCCCGGTCTCATCCTCGCGGGGCCGCCGGATCAGCGGGAAGGGCAGCGGGGTCTCCCAGTCGGCGAACTCCGTGTCCGGCTCGTGGTCGGGCACGAGGTCGTCAATGGCGATGCGTAGGCCTTCCATCATGGCTGCTCTCCTCAACCCTTCATCTTCAGGATGGCCCGGACCCCGGGGTCACTGCCGCCCGTTCCGTTCAAGAGCACCAGCTCGAAGCGCTCGCCGCGCTTGGCCGCAGGGGCCTCCGCGGTCCACTTCTTGAACTGGTCCCGCAGCTTGGTCCGCAGGTAGACCGTGGTCACCTTCTCGGGCTTGGCGCCGCGGTCCACGAAGTACTGGGCCGGGACCGGGAAACCGCGGGGCTTGCCATCCTTCTCGATGTCCGCTGCGAGGTCGGACCACCGAGACCGGAAAGGCAAGGCGTTCGGGGTGGTGCGTTGAGTGTCCCCTGAGGGGATGGTCTCGAAGACTATGCCCTCAAAGGGATAGTCGGGTTTGGCAGTAGGCATGTGTGGTTCTCCGGGGAGATGAAGGTTCGACAAGTGCTCCAACGCCCCTTGGCCGCCGGCCAAGACTGGGCAGAGCCTTTTGGTGACTTTCGGGAAGGCATCGCGTCCAACGAATATGTTGAATCGGTCGGACGCGATTGATTCACGGCAGTGATGGTCTGCGGCTATTTCTGCGAGGGAAGCTGCACGCTGGGCAGCCCGACCCCTTCGAGGATGTTGTTGAGGGCCTTGGTCTGGGGGATGGCCCCCTGGGGGTCCCTCTGCTGGGCGGCGTAGGCGGCTCGCACCTTCATCTCGTCCGCATAGAGGGCCTGCCGGACGTTGGGGTCCTGCCGCAGCACCTTCATGGCCTTGTCGTGGTAGGGGTTGATGACGGACCCGAGCATGTAGAGCTTGGTGCCCTTCAACC from Labrys wisconsinensis includes:
- a CDS encoding tyrosine-type recombinase/integrase, which codes for MMEGLRIAIDDLVPDHEPDTEFADWETPLPFPLIRRPREDETGGVGTAPLALLDQGLDDLVARWSQGGTAKGGGIAQARAAVQDLKDLFGVTDPAEVTSEHIRGLTEYWEAQGFAASTIHRRLSALSVLGISVRGCRPPLPYTPKRYPKPRPVDPQEEETPAREKTELDRLLTRVAKTHWAHRRSFDRSMSQGNMVLEALHSRGLTTLPEVTPEVVRELVDLWTRAGYARGTIMVRCAILNLMGVPVQGCRPRGRQQLKWWLNPTERERLLGWLRGIPDADYGDTADYIEWTCYTGLRVEETLRLTWRDITFNHGPDGRLIPEKMAMTAPGTKTANSQAALPLGKEACLIIVRRREAVPEAHPGDRVFPIGYRKLANLWSECREFIGAQDVPTATLKALRRSAARYLHVDRGMPLELTRAYLRHGSVGTTMGYLKLTGGYGTEEMARWL